The following are from one region of the Shinella sp. PSBB067 genome:
- a CDS encoding class II glutamine amidotransferase, with the protein MCRWAAYRGEPLFLEELVSSPAHSLIEQSHCATRAKTATNGDGFGIAWYGDRPEPGRYRDILPAWSDCNLRSIARQVRSPLFLAHVRASTGGGTRRDNCHPFVHGIWSFMHNGQIADFEHLRRPLETMLDNDLYNARTGSTDSELLFLLALQFGLERDPLGAMAEAIAFVERLAAHLERKVLVRFTAAFSDGRQLYAVRYATDYAAPTLYAAPMGETGGYCLVSEPLNDDTEAWVEIPDGSAVVLGENGVDVRIFSPAGRPASTMDAGLALVS; encoded by the coding sequence ATGTGCCGTTGGGCAGCCTATCGCGGAGAGCCGCTTTTTCTCGAGGAACTGGTGTCCTCGCCCGCCCATTCGCTGATCGAGCAATCCCACTGCGCCACCCGCGCCAAGACGGCCACCAACGGCGACGGCTTCGGCATCGCCTGGTACGGCGACCGCCCGGAGCCCGGCCGCTACCGCGATATCCTGCCTGCTTGGTCGGATTGCAACCTTCGCAGCATCGCCCGGCAGGTCCGCTCGCCGCTCTTCCTCGCCCATGTGCGCGCCTCGACCGGCGGCGGCACGCGGCGCGACAATTGCCATCCCTTCGTCCACGGCATCTGGTCCTTCATGCACAATGGCCAGATCGCCGATTTCGAGCACCTGCGCCGCCCGCTCGAAACCATGCTGGACAACGACCTCTACAATGCCCGCACCGGCTCGACGGATTCCGAGCTGCTGTTCCTGCTGGCGCTGCAATTCGGCCTGGAGCGCGATCCGCTCGGCGCCATGGCCGAGGCCATCGCCTTCGTCGAGCGCCTGGCCGCGCATCTGGAGCGCAAGGTGCTGGTGCGCTTCACGGCGGCCTTTTCCGACGGCAGGCAGCTCTATGCCGTGCGCTACGCGACGGACTATGCGGCCCCCACGCTCTATGCCGCGCCGATGGGCGAGACGGGCGGCTACTGCCTCGTTTCCGAGCCGCTGAACGACGACACGGAAGCCTGGGTGGAAATCCCCGATGGCAGCGCCGTCGTGCTGGGGGAAAACGGGGTGGACGTGCGCATCTTCTCGCCCGCCGGCCGGCCGGCAAGCACGATGGATGCGGGGCTCGCCCTCGTCAGCTGA
- a CDS encoding VOC family protein, with translation MLHHLSLGVRDIARTAAFYDAALAPLGYGRVWSDIRPGEPGQAIGYGPPGGGDKLALKQHGDAAAPGPGFHIAFAAPNRQAVDAFHKAALAAGGRDNGPPGLRHDYGPTYYAAFVIDPDGHRLEAVFKGPA, from the coding sequence ATGCTCCACCACCTCTCCCTCGGCGTCCGCGACATCGCGCGCACGGCGGCCTTCTACGACGCAGCCCTCGCGCCGCTCGGCTATGGTCGTGTCTGGTCGGATATCCGGCCGGGCGAGCCGGGCCAGGCCATCGGCTATGGGCCGCCCGGCGGCGGCGACAAGCTCGCCCTCAAGCAGCACGGCGATGCCGCAGCGCCCGGCCCCGGCTTTCACATCGCCTTCGCCGCGCCGAACCGCCAGGCGGTCGACGCCTTCCACAAGGCCGCACTTGCGGCTGGCGGGCGCGATAACGGCCCGCCGGGCCTGCGACACGACTACGGCCCGACCTATTATGCCGCCTTCGTCATCGATCCGGACGGACACCGGCTGGAAGCCGTGTTCAAGGGCCCGGCCTGA
- the coaBC gene encoding bifunctional phosphopantothenoylcysteine decarboxylase/phosphopantothenate--cysteine ligase CoaBC, whose amino-acid sequence MSLAGKRILLAISGGIAAYKSLDLIRRLRERGAEVRPVMTAGAREFVTPLAVGALSSGHVYTDLFSREDEQDVGHIRLARDCDLIVVAPATADLMAKMANGLADDLASTVLLATDRPVLVAPAMNPKMWSHAATRRNVETLRRDGLSFVGPNAGEMAEGGEAGLGRMAEPLEIVAAAEDLLDGGGKPLAGRRAVVTSGPTHEPIDPVRYIANRSSGRQGHAIAAALAKLGADVTLVSGPVTQPDPRGVKVIRVERAEEMLAAVLGALPADIAVMVAAVADWRVATENTEKIKKTPGEGPPPLMLAENPDILKTIGHHAHRPKVVVGFAAETQDVENNGRVKLRKKGADLIVANDVSPETGIMGGTRNSVKLITAAGIEEWPDLSKDEVAGRLAGWIAERLS is encoded by the coding sequence ATGTCGCTTGCAGGAAAACGCATCCTCCTCGCCATCTCCGGCGGCATCGCCGCCTACAAGAGCCTCGACCTCATTCGGCGCCTGCGCGAACGCGGGGCGGAGGTGCGGCCGGTCATGACGGCGGGCGCGCGCGAATTCGTGACGCCGCTCGCCGTCGGCGCGCTCTCCTCGGGCCATGTCTACACCGACCTCTTCTCCCGCGAGGACGAGCAGGATGTCGGCCATATCCGCCTTGCGCGCGACTGCGACCTCATCGTCGTCGCGCCGGCGACCGCCGACCTGATGGCGAAGATGGCGAACGGCCTTGCCGACGACCTCGCCTCGACCGTGCTGCTCGCCACCGACCGGCCCGTCCTCGTCGCGCCCGCGATGAACCCGAAGATGTGGTCCCATGCCGCCACGCGCCGCAATGTCGAGACGTTGCGCCGTGACGGCCTCTCCTTCGTCGGCCCCAATGCCGGCGAGATGGCGGAAGGCGGCGAGGCGGGCCTCGGCCGCATGGCCGAGCCGCTGGAAATCGTCGCCGCGGCGGAAGACCTGCTCGACGGCGGCGGGAAGCCGCTCGCCGGCCGCAGGGCCGTGGTCACATCAGGCCCGACGCATGAGCCCATCGACCCGGTGCGCTACATCGCCAACCGCTCCTCCGGCCGGCAGGGCCACGCCATCGCCGCCGCTCTTGCGAAGCTCGGCGCCGACGTGACGCTCGTTTCCGGCCCCGTGACGCAGCCCGATCCGCGCGGTGTGAAGGTGATCAGGGTCGAGCGGGCGGAGGAGATGCTTGCAGCCGTTCTCGGCGCGCTGCCGGCCGATATCGCCGTCATGGTCGCCGCCGTCGCGGACTGGCGGGTGGCGACGGAGAATACCGAGAAGATCAAGAAGACGCCGGGCGAAGGCCCGCCGCCGCTGATGCTGGCGGAGAACCCGGATATCCTGAAGACCATCGGCCACCACGCACATCGGCCGAAGGTCGTCGTCGGTTTTGCCGCCGAGACGCAGGATGTCGAGAACAACGGAAGGGTGAAGCTCCGGAAGAAGGGCGCGGACCTTATCGTCGCCAACGACGTCTCGCCCGAGACGGGCATCATGGGCGGCACGCGCAACAGCGTGAAGCTGATCACCGCGGCCGGCATCGAGGAATGGCCCGACCTTTCCAAGGACGAGGTCGCCGGGCGCCTTGCCGGCTGGATCGCCGAACGGCTCAGCTGA
- a CDS encoding LysE family translocator has protein sequence MTVEFLITSLVVILLPGTGVIYTLALGISGGLRAGLLAAFGCTLGIVPHILASVAGLAALLHASALAFEVLRTIGVAYLLFIAWSLLKESGTLDPGTEPVEKALRIVRKAILTNILNPKLSLFFLAFLPQFVPANAAGATARMLLLGGVFMGLTFLVFAVYAALAAGLREQVLSRPRIMAWTQRGFAAALGVMGLRLALAER, from the coding sequence ATGACCGTTGAATTCCTGATCACCTCGCTCGTCGTCATCCTGCTTCCGGGCACGGGGGTGATCTATACGCTGGCGCTCGGCATCAGCGGCGGCCTGCGCGCCGGCCTTCTCGCCGCCTTCGGCTGCACGCTCGGCATCGTGCCGCATATCCTCGCCAGCGTCGCCGGCCTTGCCGCCTTGCTGCATGCGAGCGCCCTCGCCTTCGAGGTGCTGCGCACTATCGGCGTCGCCTACCTGCTCTTCATCGCCTGGAGCCTGCTGAAGGAAAGCGGGACGCTCGATCCCGGAACGGAGCCGGTGGAAAAGGCCCTGCGCATCGTGCGCAAGGCCATTCTCACGAACATCCTCAATCCGAAGCTCTCGCTGTTCTTTCTCGCCTTCCTGCCGCAGTTCGTTCCCGCGAATGCGGCCGGCGCCACCGCGCGGATGCTCTTGCTCGGCGGCGTCTTCATGGGGCTGACCTTCCTCGTCTTCGCCGTCTATGCGGCGCTTGCGGCCGGCCTGCGCGAGCAGGTGCTGAGCCGGCCGAGGATCATGGCCTGGACGCAGCGGGGCTTTGCCGCCGCCCTCGGCGTGATGGGCCTCAGGCTCGCGCTGGCGGAACGCTGA
- a CDS encoding peptide chain release factor 3, protein MAETLAEAVSRRRTFAIIAHPDAGKTTLTEKLLLFGGAIQLAGEVKAKKDRIQTRSDWMKIERERGISVVTSVMTFEYDGNVFNILDTPGHEDFADDTYRTLTAVDAAVMVIDAAKGIEPRTLKLFEVCRLRDIPIITFVNKMDRESRDPFEILDEVEEKLALDTAPVTWPVGRSKTFCGSYHLADRTFRGSDTQVQPVKMDDAAEVAKHLPENERDAFIEEMELAREACRPFDREAFLEGHLTPVFFGSALRNFGVRDLINALGAFAPPPRDQVADVRKVHASEDRMTAFVFKIQANMDPNHRDRIAFARVCSGMLERGMKVRLARTGKTIGLSAPQFFFASQRQLADTAYAGDVVGIPNHGTLRIGDTLTEGEALVFEGVPNFAPEILRRVRLEDAMKAKKLKEALQQMAEEGVVQLFSPEDGSPAIVGVVGALQLDVLKERLSAEYGLPVSFEMSRFSVCRWISSDSAAELDKFVTQRRGDIARDLDGDPVFLAQDAFSLRYEAERYPAIRMVAIKEYHVTKA, encoded by the coding sequence ATGGCCGAAACCCTTGCCGAGGCGGTCTCCCGCCGCCGCACCTTCGCGATCATCGCGCACCCGGACGCCGGTAAAACCACCCTTACCGAAAAACTGCTTCTCTTCGGCGGCGCCATCCAGCTCGCCGGCGAGGTGAAGGCGAAGAAGGACCGCATCCAGACCCGCTCGGACTGGATGAAGATCGAGCGCGAGCGCGGCATCTCGGTCGTGACCTCGGTCATGACCTTCGAATATGACGGCAACGTCTTCAACATCCTCGACACGCCCGGCCACGAGGACTTCGCGGACGATACCTACCGCACGCTGACGGCGGTGGACGCGGCCGTCATGGTCATCGACGCCGCCAAGGGCATCGAGCCGCGCACGCTGAAGCTCTTCGAGGTCTGCCGCCTGCGCGACATCCCGATCATCACCTTCGTCAACAAGATGGACCGCGAGAGCCGCGACCCGTTCGAGATCCTCGACGAGGTGGAGGAGAAGCTGGCGCTCGACACCGCCCCGGTCACCTGGCCGGTCGGCCGCTCGAAGACCTTCTGCGGCTCCTATCACCTCGCCGACCGCACCTTCCGCGGCTCGGACACGCAGGTCCAGCCGGTGAAGATGGACGACGCCGCCGAGGTGGCGAAGCACCTGCCGGAAAACGAGCGGGACGCCTTCATCGAGGAGATGGAGCTTGCCCGCGAGGCCTGCCGCCCGTTCGACCGCGAGGCCTTCCTCGAAGGGCACCTGACGCCGGTCTTCTTCGGCTCGGCGCTCCGCAATTTCGGCGTGCGCGACCTCATCAACGCGCTCGGCGCCTTCGCGCCGCCGCCGCGCGACCAGGTGGCGGACGTGCGCAAGGTCCACGCCTCCGAGGACAGGATGACGGCCTTCGTCTTCAAGATCCAGGCCAACATGGACCCCAATCATCGCGACCGCATCGCCTTTGCCCGCGTCTGCTCCGGCATGCTGGAGCGCGGCATGAAGGTGCGCCTTGCCCGCACGGGCAAGACCATCGGCCTCTCGGCCCCGCAGTTCTTCTTCGCCTCGCAGCGGCAGCTTGCCGACACGGCCTATGCCGGCGACGTGGTGGGCATCCCCAACCACGGCACGCTGCGCATCGGCGATACGCTGACGGAAGGCGAGGCGCTGGTCTTCGAGGGCGTGCCGAACTTCGCGCCGGAAATCCTGCGCCGCGTGCGGCTGGAAGACGCCATGAAGGCCAAGAAGCTGAAGGAAGCGCTCCAGCAGATGGCGGAAGAAGGCGTCGTGCAGCTCTTCTCGCCGGAGGACGGCTCGCCCGCCATCGTCGGCGTCGTCGGCGCGCTTCAGCTCGACGTGCTGAAGGAGCGGCTTTCGGCGGAATACGGCCTGCCGGTCTCCTTCGAGATGTCGCGCTTCTCAGTCTGCCGCTGGATCTCGTCCGACAGCGCGGCGGAGCTCGACAAGTTCGTCACCCAGCGCCGCGGCGATATCGCCCGCGACCTCGACGGCGACCCGGTGTTCCTGGCGCAGGACGCCTTCTCGCTGCGCTACGAGGCGGAGCGCTATCCGGCGATCAGGATGGTCGCCATCAAGGAGTATCACGTCACCAAGGCGTGA
- a CDS encoding AraC family transcriptional regulator has protein sequence MAAGRFQLFSTSIAGIEAVFADSRHSFARHSHDAYGVGVIERGAQRSASGRGMVEAGAGNTITVNPGEVHDGAPIGDAPRAWRMLYMQPAVVAAAARDIFEGRPREEFHAPVLADERIAGLVSATLAALIYRAAAPLAAEERLFLLLAALLREETPRRDGMALPAVARARERLDSDPAAAVSLETLAAGCGIGRFRLVRDFARATGLTPHAYQLQRRTELARRLVTAGTPLAEAAMEAGFADQSHMTRNFTRRYGYTPGALRAARA, from the coding sequence GTGGCGGCCGGACGCTTCCAGCTTTTCAGCACAAGCATTGCCGGCATCGAGGCCGTCTTCGCCGACAGCCGGCATTCCTTCGCCCGCCACAGCCATGACGCCTATGGCGTCGGCGTCATCGAGCGGGGCGCGCAGAGATCGGCGAGCGGGCGCGGCATGGTCGAGGCCGGCGCCGGCAACACGATCACCGTCAATCCCGGCGAGGTGCATGACGGGGCGCCGATCGGCGATGCGCCGCGCGCCTGGCGCATGCTCTACATGCAGCCCGCCGTCGTCGCGGCCGCGGCGCGGGACATTTTCGAAGGCCGCCCGCGCGAGGAATTCCACGCGCCGGTGCTGGCGGACGAGCGGATCGCCGGGCTCGTCTCGGCAACGCTCGCCGCGCTGATCTATCGCGCCGCCGCACCGCTTGCGGCGGAAGAGCGGCTTTTCCTGCTGCTCGCCGCGCTCCTGCGGGAGGAGACGCCGCGGCGCGACGGCATGGCCCTGCCGGCCGTGGCCCGCGCCCGCGAAAGGCTCGACAGCGACCCGGCGGCCGCCGTCAGCCTCGAAACGCTTGCCGCCGGATGCGGCATCGGGCGCTTCCGGCTGGTGCGCGATTTTGCCCGCGCCACGGGCCTGACGCCCCACGCCTACCAGCTCCAGCGGCGCACGGAGCTTGCCCGCCGGCTGGTCACCGCCGGCACGCCGCTTGCCGAGGCGGCCATGGAAGCGGGCTTTGCCGACCAGAGCCACATGACGCGCAACTTCACGCGGCGCTACGGCTATACGCCGGGCGCCCTGCGCGCCGCCCGCGCCTGA
- the dut gene encoding dUTP diphosphatase: MNAHTPSQPMLSLVRLPHGDGIELPAYETSGAAGMDLRAAVAADGPLTLAPGKRALVPTGFVFEIPHGCEGQIRPRSGLAFKHGITCLNTPGTVDSDYRGEVKVLLVNLGEEAFVIERGMRIAQMVIAPVTQVAVREASEASETTRGAGGFGSTGVR; encoded by the coding sequence ATGAACGCGCACACTCCCTCCCAGCCCATGCTTTCCCTCGTCCGCCTGCCCCATGGCGACGGCATCGAGCTACCCGCCTACGAGACTTCAGGCGCCGCCGGCATGGACCTTCGCGCCGCCGTGGCGGCGGACGGCCCGCTCACGCTTGCGCCCGGAAAACGCGCGCTGGTGCCGACCGGCTTCGTCTTCGAGATCCCGCATGGCTGCGAGGGCCAGATCCGGCCGCGCTCCGGCCTTGCCTTCAAGCACGGCATCACCTGCCTCAACACGCCCGGCACCGTCGACAGCGACTATCGCGGCGAGGTGAAGGTGCTGCTCGTCAATCTCGGCGAGGAGGCCTTCGTCATCGAGCGCGGCATGCGCATCGCCCAGATGGTGATCGCCCCCGTGACGCAGGTCGCGGTGCGCGAGGCGAGCGAAGCGAGCGAGACCACGCGCGGCGCGGGCGGCTTCGGCTCGACCGGCGTTCGCTGA
- the thiD gene encoding bifunctional hydroxymethylpyrimidine kinase/phosphomethylpyrimidine kinase: MAIANILSIAGSDPSGGAGIQADLKTFAARGTYGMAVLTALTAQNTQGVSGVHLVPPAFVAAQIADVFGDVRVDAVKIGMIGSAEIAGAVADALLPHRGTPVVLDPVMVAKGGASLLAEAAVDSLIRRLLPLATVLTPNLPEAAALLGEPEAADRAAMEGQATRLLALGPKAVLLKGGHLPGGESPDVLATPGGLRWYEGVRVLTRNTHGTGCSLSSAIAAELGKGRPLADAVAAAKSFIAGAVRSSDALSVGAGHGPLHHFHALWT, translated from the coding sequence ATGGCCATCGCAAACATTCTCTCGATCGCGGGCTCCGACCCGTCGGGCGGGGCCGGCATCCAGGCCGATCTCAAGACCTTCGCCGCCCGCGGCACCTACGGCATGGCCGTGCTGACCGCGCTGACGGCGCAGAACACGCAGGGCGTCTCCGGCGTGCATCTCGTGCCGCCCGCCTTCGTCGCGGCGCAGATTGCAGATGTGTTCGGCGATGTCCGTGTCGATGCCGTGAAGATCGGCATGATCGGCTCGGCGGAGATCGCCGGGGCGGTGGCGGATGCGCTTCTCCCCCATCGCGGCACGCCCGTCGTGCTCGATCCGGTCATGGTCGCCAAGGGCGGGGCGTCCTTGCTGGCCGAGGCGGCCGTCGACTCGCTGATCCGCCGCCTCCTGCCGCTCGCGACGGTGCTGACGCCGAACCTGCCGGAGGCGGCAGCGCTCCTCGGGGAGCCCGAGGCCGCCGACCGGGCCGCCATGGAAGGGCAGGCGACGCGCCTGCTTGCGCTCGGCCCGAAAGCGGTGCTGCTGAAGGGCGGGCACCTGCCGGGCGGCGAAAGCCCGGACGTGCTGGCGACGCCGGGCGGGCTGCGTTGGTACGAGGGCGTGCGGGTGCTGACGCGCAACACCCACGGCACCGGCTGCTCATTGTCGAGTGCCATCGCCGCCGAACTCGGCAAGGGCAGGCCGCTTGCCGATGCAGTCGCGGCGGCGAAGAGCTTCATCGCCGGCGCGGTGCGGTCTTCGGATGCGCTGTCTGTCGGCGCCGGCCACGGGCCGCTCCATCATTTCCATGCGCTCTGGACCTGA
- a CDS encoding LysE family translocator, with product MPDPAGLAAFALIALGMVLTPGPNMVYLVSRSICQGAAAGLVSLGGVALGFVFYMLSAALGITALLMAVPYAYDALRLAGALYLGWLAWQALRPGGRSAFEVRALPRDSLRRLFTMGLLTNLLNPKVAVLYLSLLPQFIDPARGGVFLQSLVLGGVQIAISVSVNALVAVSAGSIATLLAARPRWLLVQRWLMGTVLAGLALRMATQARP from the coding sequence ATGCCCGATCCGGCCGGCCTCGCCGCCTTCGCCCTCATCGCGCTCGGCATGGTGCTGACGCCCGGGCCGAACATGGTCTATCTCGTCTCCCGCTCGATCTGCCAGGGGGCGGCAGCCGGTCTCGTCTCGCTCGGCGGCGTGGCGCTCGGCTTCGTCTTCTACATGCTTTCCGCCGCGCTCGGCATCACCGCGCTGCTGATGGCCGTTCCCTATGCCTATGATGCGCTTCGCCTTGCCGGCGCGCTCTATCTCGGCTGGCTCGCCTGGCAGGCGTTGCGTCCCGGCGGCCGCTCGGCCTTCGAGGTGAGGGCGCTGCCGCGCGACAGCCTGCGCAGGCTGTTCACGATGGGCTTGCTGACCAACCTCCTGAACCCCAAGGTCGCGGTGCTCTACCTGTCGCTCCTGCCGCAGTTCATCGATCCCGCCAGGGGCGGCGTCTTCCTCCAGTCGCTTGTGCTCGGCGGTGTCCAGATCGCCATCAGCGTCAGCGTCAACGCGCTGGTCGCCGTGTCGGCGGGCTCCATCGCGACGCTGCTCGCCGCCCGGCCGCGCTGGCTGCTCGTGCAGCGCTGGCTGATGGGCACGGTGCTCGCCGGCCTCGCCCTGCGCATGGCGACGCAAGCGCGTCCCTGA
- a CDS encoding GFA family protein, which produces MRIDGQCHCGFVTYEAEIDPGEILICHCTDCQRLTGSPYRVTAIVPETAVRLTGNPPKLYTKTAGNGRLRLQYFCPECGSPLFTTGTGEDAKTWGIRWGSINQRAGLKPTRQFWCRSAADWVGGTAALPGVPGD; this is translated from the coding sequence ATGCGGATCGACGGGCAATGCCATTGCGGCTTCGTGACCTATGAGGCGGAGATCGACCCGGGCGAGATCCTGATCTGCCATTGCACGGATTGCCAGCGGCTGACCGGCTCGCCCTATCGCGTTACCGCCATCGTGCCCGAAACGGCCGTGCGGCTCACCGGCAACCCGCCGAAGCTCTACACCAAGACCGCCGGGAACGGCCGCCTGCGGCTGCAATATTTCTGCCCGGAATGCGGCTCGCCGCTCTTCACAACCGGCACCGGCGAGGACGCGAAGACCTGGGGCATCCGCTGGGGAAGCATCAACCAGCGCGCCGGGCTGAAGCCGACACGGCAGTTCTGGTGCAGGTCCGCCGCGGATTGGGTCGGCGGGACCGCGGCGCTTCCCGGCGTGCCGGGGGACTGA
- a CDS encoding GNAT family N-acetyltransferase: protein MPGRRGLSFRSGPVANPVTWRAVAGLLEDVFEIDATVLDQFGGPDPTGVSFAWFDAAGTCIANISAFDLPLVMDGAVVHAAGLQSGAVRPSHRGRGLYRDVMEAALAHCDAEGFEAVVLLTDTPELYARYRFEPLAQHRFAGAAPTGGRALPVRRLEVGRKADAALLRRLLDGRRPVSDRFAPLRQTEMFLFNALLMPDLRLDLMDEDTVIAWQAGQDGGFDLLDIVGGEIPDLADILASLRIAPARVLVHFAPDRLAWAGKAVAGTGDMVLMLRTKRGLRPAKPFALPPTAEF from the coding sequence ATGCCCGGCCGTCGAGGTCTTTCCTTCCGTTCCGGCCCCGTCGCCAACCCAGTCACATGGCGCGCGGTCGCCGGCCTGCTGGAAGACGTCTTCGAAATCGACGCGACCGTGCTCGACCAGTTCGGCGGGCCGGATCCAACCGGCGTTTCTTTCGCCTGGTTCGACGCGGCAGGCACCTGCATCGCCAATATCAGCGCCTTCGACCTGCCGCTCGTCATGGACGGCGCCGTAGTGCATGCGGCGGGCCTGCAATCGGGCGCCGTGCGGCCGTCCCATCGCGGCCGGGGGCTTTATCGCGACGTCATGGAGGCGGCGCTGGCGCATTGCGACGCGGAAGGGTTCGAGGCGGTCGTCCTGCTGACCGATACGCCCGAACTCTATGCGCGCTACCGGTTCGAGCCGCTGGCGCAGCACCGTTTTGCCGGAGCCGCACCGACCGGCGGACGGGCGCTGCCGGTCCGGCGGCTGGAGGTCGGGCGCAAGGCCGATGCCGCGCTGCTGCGCCGGCTGCTCGACGGCCGCCGGCCGGTATCCGATCGTTTCGCCCCGCTCCGGCAGACGGAGATGTTTCTCTTCAATGCCTTGCTGATGCCGGACCTGCGGCTCGACCTGATGGACGAAGACACCGTCATCGCCTGGCAGGCCGGGCAGGATGGCGGCTTCGATCTGCTGGACATCGTCGGCGGGGAGATCCCCGATCTGGCGGATATTCTGGCCAGCCTTCGCATCGCCCCTGCGCGGGTTCTCGTCCATTTCGCGCCGGACCGCCTGGCGTGGGCGGGCAAGGCCGTCGCCGGGACGGGCGACATGGTCCTCATGCTTCGGACGAAACGCGGCCTCAGGCCCGCGAAGCCCTTCGCGCTGCCGCCCACGGCCGAGTTCTGA
- the cysK gene encoding cysteine synthase A, with protein sequence MTEPRKPGRGRIYASITETVGDTPIVRLDKFAKEKGVKANLLAKLEFFNPIASVKDRIGVAMIEALEAQGRIKPGESTLVEPTSGNTGIALAFAAAAKGYRLILTMPETMSIERRKMLALLGAELVLTEGPKGMKGAIAKAEELAGTIPGAVIPQQFENPANPEIHRKTTAEEIWNDTEGAVDILVSGIGTGGTITGAGQVLKAKKPGVKVVAVEPADSPVLSGGNPGPHKIQGIGAGFAPAILDTAIYDEVVTVTNDEAFETARLVARLEGVPVGISSGAALAAAARVGSRPENAGKTIVVIIPSFAERYLSTALFEGLGG encoded by the coding sequence ATGACCGAACCCCGCAAGCCCGGCCGCGGCCGCATCTATGCCTCCATCACCGAGACCGTCGGCGATACGCCCATCGTGCGGCTCGACAAGTTCGCGAAGGAAAAGGGCGTGAAGGCCAATCTTCTTGCCAAGCTGGAATTCTTCAACCCGATCGCCTCCGTCAAGGACCGCATCGGCGTGGCGATGATCGAGGCGCTGGAAGCGCAGGGCCGGATCAAGCCCGGCGAATCGACGCTCGTCGAACCCACCTCCGGCAACACGGGCATTGCGCTCGCCTTTGCGGCGGCGGCCAAGGGGTATCGGCTGATCCTCACCATGCCGGAGACCATGTCGATCGAGCGGCGCAAGATGCTGGCGCTGCTCGGCGCCGAACTGGTGCTGACCGAGGGGCCGAAGGGCATGAAGGGCGCGATCGCCAAGGCGGAGGAACTGGCGGGCACCATTCCCGGCGCCGTGATCCCCCAGCAGTTCGAGAACCCGGCCAACCCGGAAATCCACCGCAAGACGACCGCCGAGGAAATCTGGAACGACACCGAGGGCGCGGTCGACATCCTCGTCTCCGGCATCGGCACCGGCGGCACGATCACCGGCGCGGGGCAGGTGCTGAAGGCGAAGAAGCCCGGCGTGAAGGTGGTCGCCGTGGAGCCGGCCGACAGCCCGGTCCTGTCCGGCGGCAATCCCGGCCCGCACAAGATCCAGGGCATCGGCGCGGGCTTTGCGCCGGCAATCCTCGACACCGCGATCTACGACGAGGTCGTGACCGTGACCAATGACGAAGCCTTCGAAACCGCCCGCCTCGTCGCGCGGCTCGAGGGCGTGCCGGTCGGCATCTCCTCCGGCGCCGCACTGGCCGCCGCCGCCAGGGTCGGCAGCCGCCCGGAAAACGCCGGCAAGACCATCGTCGTCATCATCCCCTCCTTCGCCGAGCGCTACCTTTCCACCGCACTCTTCGAGGGCCTCGGCGGCTGA
- a CDS encoding ion channel — translation MTDEPLSATEPRPFIERLRRQLRGLYFGRDREAIRFQVAMLLIDIAILAFFVAGPYLRTGPAYVIVDYFIAAIIAFELSARALIAPNLRYWLLRPMTWVDIVILGTLLVPSHLHNFAFLRVLRIWAISQSKLVTLMLYRTGNGDKEDIIQACANFLVFLFLVAGFVYSNFFYGAEGFAGFVDALYFTVATVTTTGFGDIVLPGTLGKLTAIVTMIIGISLFVRLAQAIVRPYKVTFPCPQCGLSRHDADAVHCKACGHVLNIPDEGA, via the coding sequence ATGACAGACGAGCCGCTGAGCGCCACCGAACCGCGACCCTTCATCGAAAGGCTGCGCCGGCAGTTGCGCGGGCTCTATTTCGGGCGCGACCGCGAGGCGATCCGCTTCCAGGTGGCGATGCTGCTCATCGATATCGCCATCCTCGCCTTCTTCGTGGCCGGCCCCTACCTTCGCACCGGCCCGGCCTATGTCATCGTCGACTATTTCATCGCGGCGATCATCGCCTTCGAACTCTCGGCACGGGCGCTGATCGCGCCGAACCTGCGCTACTGGCTGCTGCGGCCGATGACCTGGGTGGATATCGTCATCCTCGGCACGCTGCTCGTTCCGAGCCACCTCCACAATTTCGCGTTCCTGCGCGTCCTGCGCATCTGGGCGATCAGCCAGAGCAAGCTGGTGACGCTGATGCTGTACCGCACGGGCAACGGCGACAAGGAGGACATCATCCAGGCCTGCGCCAATTTCCTCGTCTTCCTCTTCCTCGTCGCCGGCTTCGTCTACAGCAACTTCTTCTACGGCGCGGAGGGCTTCGCCGGCTTCGTCGATGCGCTCTATTTCACGGTGGCGACCGTCACCACCACCGGCTTCGGCGATATCGTGCTGCCCGGCACGCTCGGCAAGCTCACCGCCATCGTCACCATGATCATCGGCATCTCGCTCTTCGTGCGGCTCGCGCAGGCGATCGTCAGGCCCTACAAGGTGACCTTCCCCTGCCCGCAATGCGGCCTTTCCCGCCACGATGCGGATGCCGTGCACTGCAAGGCCTGCGGCCATGTCCTCAACATTCCCGACGAAGGTGCCTGA